In the genome of Chlorogloeopsis sp. ULAP01, the window TATCTGTGTCACCTCGGAAAGTCGCAGGCATAGTTCATAGTCTTGGGCTAGTTCAAATTCCTCATTGATACCACCTACTTGCTCGTAAACATCCCGACGCAGCAGTCGTCGGAAGTGGAAAATCATGAAGTCAACCAACAATCGCTCTTTGGAATAGGGTATGCGGCAACGCTGCCCATATCCTATAAGATTGTGGTTTTCATCTATAACTTGGTAGTCTGTATAAACTAGTCCAACTTCTTTGCGTGCATATAGTACAGCAGCTGTTTCTTTCAAAGCAGTCGGTGCCAATAAGTCATCGCTATCTACCAATCCAATATAGGGACTAGTAGTCTGTTTGATTGCAGCTTTGAGCGAACGCGCTCGCCCAGTATGTGGTGCCGTTACTACACGCACCCGTTGGTCAAATTGAACTGCCGAGCGAGCAATTTCAACTGAACTGTCAGTGGAACCATCATCCCAAATTAATAGTTCAAAGTCGGGGTAAGTCTGGCTCAAAACACTTTGAATTGCAAAACCAAGATAGCGTTCCCCATTGTAGACCGTCATAATGATGGAAATTAGTTTTTTCATCAGGTATTTACTCTAATATCAAACTTTTATTTCTTATTTTTTTTCTGA includes:
- a CDS encoding glycosyltransferase, with product MKKLISIIMTVYNGERYLGFAIQSVLSQTYPDFELLIWDDGSTDSSVEIARSAVQFDQRVRVVTAPHTGRARSLKAAIKQTTSPYIGLVDSDDLLAPTALKETAAVLYARKEVGLVYTDYQVIDENHNLIGYGQRCRIPYSKERLLVDFMIFHFRRLLRRDVYEQVGGINEEFELAQDYELCLRLSEVTQIEHLAKPLYYYRYHRESMSHQKRIEQILASRCD